The Pempheris klunzingeri isolate RE-2024b chromosome 15, fPemKlu1.hap1, whole genome shotgun sequence genome contains the following window.
ATTAAGGTAAAATCTGTATTCTACGAAGCGCCtgccctgtttccagtcttccAGCTGGATGTGAAGGACAGAGTTGCCCTGAGCGGCAAGAGAGTGAATCTTCCTGAGCCCCAGCCAGAACTCCCCTGTGAGAGAGACATCGATGACGGGTCGAGCTGACATGATTTACCAGACATCTTTGCAGTGAGAGAACAGAAACTTACACGCAGGTGTGCAGGCATAGTTTTACTCACAGAGGTTATACAATTACAAATCTTATAATCATGACGTAAACCAGGTAATTTAGAAATTGGAAGTTGAGAATAAAATTTCCAACATTGGGTAGGAAATGACACTTAAAGTGTTTCTCACCTTGAAAATGTCCAAACCCATTTTCATACATCTCCCAGTTTTGATCAAAATTCACTGAACCGTCTCCTCTTCGCTGGATGACTGTTTCTCCATGGTCTAAATGGATGatatcaaaaataacaaaaataatttaacGGTATAATCCACATAATTCTTTCATGAAATTGTTTTAGCACAATTTATGCTTGACATTTCAACAAAGGCTATCTAATGTATTCATAGTCTGTGAtaacatctctctccctctctctttactcacacacacacacacacacacacacacacatatgaaattCAAATTTGAGGGATTCCCAGGACAAAATTAATGCCTTCTATCTCATTGATATCAGCCTCACTGTTTGCTCTCCACTCCCGCACAGCTGCTGAATCACATTAAGTTATTAGTAATGCAAACCCAACATTTCCAACTGCTGCTGCATTTTACATTAAGGATCAACGTCaagtacagacagacagtaaacgAAGACTAAGCAATGATTTGTTGTTTGAATAAAGTAGTAGGTAAAGTCTGAGACAGTACTGCACCTTTGCTCATGTCACAAAAGGCCATGAAGGGCTCCGTTCCGTTGGGTCTGACGGCGTAGACGCCACTGACTCGCTCCCCTCTGTTGAACAGCTCACTGCAGTCTGATGGCAGATCTGTTTAAAGATGACCACACACCTGATATCAAACTTTAAATTGCACAAAATAAAGATTAGCTGCCAAGTGGTAgtgcagagaagagaagaggacgTATGCTTGTGACCAGAAGGTCAGCAGCATTAGCAGGAACAATGTGTGCAGGATGATTGATTTCTCAGTGAGTGCTCAAAGTGTGAATGTAGCAGGCAGCTCCCTGCTGTGACTCTAtgaaactgtgtgaatgtgaagcagaAAGCTGATGTGAATTGTAGTGTAtgtaacttttcttttcttgccaAATCCTGCTACCACCACATCAGCATTTCACCACGTTCTATCATCCATCTTACTCTTCGTCTGGGCCGTGCTGGTGGAGCCTGAGGTCAGGTAAGGAGTGAGTGTCGGTGCTTCGCTGTTGAAGATTTCAGGCATCTTCTCAATGGTCTCTTGGCTCAATGTGTTGGCTGTTAACTGTGGAAAATAGTTAGGAAAACTCTTAAGCTTGCGGATGTAATCCTCAGAGTGACTCTGGAGACTTAATGTGGATTAAATAACAATTCCACATAAGACACACTTTGGGTTGTTATTCTGCAAAAGTAGAAAATTTTCAAAGTCTTTGAGATATTTTAGAGTAACAACGGGGATTTTGAGCTCTCAAGACCAGAAAAAATGCAAATCTAATATATCACTGAGGCACCGGCTGAACTTATTAAAAATATGGACAGCTCTTTTATTACTATATGTCTGCACCCTCCAAAGATTTAAAGTCTAAATTATATAGTACAGTACCATGACTCTATTAAAGTTTCTCTCTAATACATTCAGTGCAATACCGTGACAAAGACAGCTCATAACTCAAAAAGAAGGCTAAATAATTTTGGGAAATTTCAAGAAAATGCTCAACAATAAACTAAAAGCCCATTTGAGCAGAACTGCAGATCCAGTCAGAAGctgccattttctttttcctcaagCAAGCACTATTGTTTCCTCTGGAGCACCTTTAgtgaattacaaaaataaatgctaTTACAGCCACTGAGCGAGCGAACTAACAGGCACAGCTTTGTGTCTGCTAATGAACTTTAGGGCCACAATATTTCCTGTGAATCGTGGACTCAGATCAGATTAGATGATGCTATAGTCTGATATGGATGACACAAGacgcctctccttctctctaaTCAATTACATGACACCTAATTGGCCCCCTGaaggtgtttctttttttttttttttttaagtaaatctCACAAGGAAAAACTGAATCAGAGtgagacattttgaaaagaaagtcACTGACACTGTttacactgtaaataaataaaaacatctgcCATGCATCCTAAGCAGAAATACAAGGACGTACTAATAATGGTCCCTAACATTCACCTTTTCCTCCAGAGTCTTGATCTTTACCCTCTGGTGGCTGAGCTGTTCACTCTGCTCCCTCACAGCCTTCAGCAGGTCCATGATGCTCTGCTCCTGGCTGTGGATCACCTCCTGACAAGGGAAGACAGTTGGAATCATGGGAAAATGTTAAAGAATTGTTTTGATTAATTGTTAATATCATACATAACACTTTGAGTGGTCATACATCGGGAGAGCAAGTGCAAAAACAAAGCATGGTTAAGGAAGAAAATTAAGTATTCAAAAAGCATATCCTCACACCTTGTTAAGACCTTGTCTCCATTTCTTATAAAGAAGTGACTAGAAGAGAATATTTGTCAAGTAATGGAGATTTGTTTTGGCTTAAAACAGAAGAATAGAACAGGCAGGAGGAGTTGCCATCCCACCCGGGAGGAGtttatgtgtcagtgttttagtgTCATCTATGTCCACTTCAGCAACATGAACCAAGAAGCCCGGTGCAGGTTTCCTTCCTAACAACAGGTGACTCACCCTGAGGCCGTTGATCTCTGCCACTTGGTCGCTCGTCACCAGGCCATGTGTCAGGCTgctcagcttctcctccaggCCTTCCACCTTGCTCTGCAGCTGGGTCTTCTCCTGCAGGATGCTGTCCATTTTGGAGTTGATCTCGACAGACAGGCCTTTGATCTCCTCGTTGTTGGCCTGCAGCACCACGGtggtcttcttcagctcctcttcctcctctttgattTCACTGGTGAGCACTGACAGCCGGTAAAAGGAGCGGTCAAAGATGTTGAGCTTCTGGACGATGTCGTTTATCTGTCCCTTCGTCTTCTGCACAAACTCCCGCAGGCTCTGACCGAGCTGGAGGAGACCGTTGGCCAGGAGACGCACATCGTCCAGAGCAGCAAAGCGGGAGGGGGCTTCGGCCAGGCCCTGGGGCAGGAGGACGGGCTGCTCCTCTTTGTCACAGAGGGCAGGGACGCAGGCAGCGGCCAGGACTAACAATAAGGACATCAGTGTTGTTCTCATGTTGCTGCTTCTCCTCGGTGATGTCGGGGGAACAACTGGCAGCCCTCTCCCTCCGCTGTGACTggacaaagagctgctgagtGAGGACCCGGGGTTTTATACACTGTCTGGACTCATCTGGTCAATGATTAACCTGCTGATTGGACAACTGGTTAAATTCACCTAAATTCAGTTATTACTTTTGACGTTATCATCAGCTGGAACGTTTAGTCTACAATCAAATTTCATcaacaggaaaaaggaaagTGGATGATTTTACAAAATACTTGAATGATTGAATTTCTTTGTAATAAACCAAATTGTGCTGCATTTATACTGAATAtgtaactcacacacacaccaggctgaCTCCACTCATAGAAGAGTCAGTTTCTTCTGTTGGCCACTGCAGCAATAAGCCACAGCTATCACAAATCCACACTCATTAGCACGGACTCTGTCCAaagatgttttcctctgagCCAGGACAGTGTGACATAGTGTTTTTAACTGACCTGTGGTTACCTGTGCTGAGGCCGTGAATGCTCTCTGTTATTGTCAGCGTGGCTGGTTTATTATTAAACAGGAAGATGACCCAGTTCACAAATAGGATCTATTCATGTATGTGTCTAACATGTTCATTGTTTTGCGATATTTAAAAACGCCACTTTATTCAACAAGCTGCCTTTTATTGTTGAAATTAAGGTCGATTAAAcagcatttcattaaaaaaccTGCAAGACATGTTGGCCTGTAGTTCTGCAACACAGCTCTTTTAACtttcactccacacacacacacacacacacacacacacacaatgtaagAAAACAAGTGGCTGAGCTGTCGTACACACTCCCTTGCATTTTAAAGTGGACGTATGAGTGCGTACGATCAACAGGTGGTGACCCCTGTTCCCCTCTGTTAAACGTTAACCAACCATATGAGAGCAGGGTTGCATGAGCCCCACAGTGTGTACACAGTAAACAGCCGTGACTTCAgcaaggggtgggggggcttcTTCCCTCGAAAGTAAGATGCACAGTGGTCGGTGTCTATGACCCCCCCCTGCAAGAGCAGCCACAGTGTAGCTCCAAAGTGTCCCCCACTGGATGCCCAGTAGGGTACTGAGGCCACGGGGAGGGCAAAGGGGCATGTGTGATAAACTAAGGAATCATGGAGTCCTACCCCACGTGTAGGAGTGTTGGAGGTGGGACACTGAGCTCACTGATCACGTATGTCCATCAGTTATCACTGATTTTCTGCGAATACAAACACATGTCCTGCTTTATGAGAAGCTGCTCCTACAGAACATCTCCCTGCGCTGCACTGTAGAAAAGAGGCCTTGATTGCaaatgaattgtgttttttttttttatctctctaCTTCTTTCATCATCCAACCTCAGGGGGAAGGTCACTGTCAtggcacgttttttttttatttcattatgagGCAACAGTTTATGTGCCTCCAGAGAGCGATGTGTCTGATCCACGTGCCGCTGAATAGAGCAGGGGGGAAGTGTGCTGTCTCACTTTCAGTCACCCTGAACACAGGTCATGCAGGATCCTCCTATATGAGAGTAAATGCCTCCGACTCTAGAGGTGAGAACTCCTTCTGCACTCATGGCGGTAGTAGTATAGGTAGTAGTACCATATAGTCATGTCTCACTGTAAGATAATACTATATTACTGCTATATATTATCACATGCATGATCATATTACTCTTTCACTTTCTTAGATGTATGTTCCAGTGTATTATTGTTGTATAACTTTTGCACATTACTGCTTATATTCTACATGATGTATTATAATGTACATCATTCATAACTACATGTGTATCTATACTTATATATTTTGTTCAGTACTCAGATCATAGCTGTGTGAGCAATACTGGA
Protein-coding sequences here:
- the LOC139214371 gene encoding angiopoietin-related protein 3-like, whose protein sequence is MRTTLMSLLLVLAAACVPALCDKEEQPVLLPQGLAEAPSRFAALDDVRLLANGLLQLGQSLREFVQKTKGQINDIVQKLNIFDRSFYRLSVLTSEIKEEEEELKKTTVVLQANNEEIKGLSVEINSKMDSILQEKTQLQSKVEGLEEKLSSLTHGLVTSDQVAEINGLREVIHSQEQSIMDLLKAVREQSEQLSHQRVKIKTLEEKLTANTLSQETIEKMPEIFNSEAPTLTPYLTSGSTSTAQTKNLPSDCSELFNRGERVSGVYAVRPNGTEPFMAFCDMSKDHGETVIQRRGDGSVNFDQNWEMYENGFGHFQGEFWLGLRKIHSLAAQGNSVLHIQLEDWKQGRRFVEYRFYLNGPESNYTIHLTHLSGNLPDPMSNHTGIKFSTKDRDNYSHQDFNCAHNTGGWWFNACGDANLNGRYFQMRHKGRSERRRGIQWKLGQRASYSLKLTQISVHPVASSGTASSTSASSETGVFQ